A genomic window from Lycium barbarum isolate Lr01 chromosome 4, ASM1917538v2, whole genome shotgun sequence includes:
- the LOC132636480 gene encoding E3 ubiquitin-protein ligase RMA3-like, which yields MVITRVGPDDDVSVEKQNSVPFPTTTSDNVASCFDCNICLDSAHDPVVTLCGHLYCWPCIYKWLQVESSGPAGSSKCPVCKARISNSSLVPLYGRGISSLESEPKKSQEDVEIPHRPRAIGTTTPRNSPSPISHLHQRLRSTFQHHRQYIPQAFGSFAAMAPSSFGEMISARMFGSTGTRVIAYPHPSSYLIRGSGVGPRMRREEVQVDKFLNRLSIFLFCCFILCLLLF from the coding sequence ATGGTAATTACCCGTGTTGGGCCTGATGACGATGTTTCTGTTGAGAAGCAAAATTCAGTTCCTTTTCCAACAACAACCTCGGATAATGTAGCTTCCTGTTTCGATTGCAACATTTGCCTTGACTCAGCACATGATCCTGTAGTCACCCTCTGCGGTCACCTCTACTGCTGGCCTTGCATTTACAAGTGGCTCCAGGTTGAGAGCTCTGGACCAGCAGGATCATCTAAATGTCCAGTCTGTAAAGCTCGCATTTCAAACTCCTCATTGGTCCCTCTCTATGGTCGTGGGATATCATCACTGGAGTCCGAACCCAAGAAGTCTCAAGAAGATGTGGAAATACCTCATAGGCCTCGAGCGATTGGAACAACCACTCCGCGTAATTCACCGTCTCCAATTTCTCACTTGCATCAGCGACTTCGTTCCACATTTCAACATCACCGGCAATACATCCCCCAAGCCTTTGGCAGCTTTGCAGCTATGGCTCCATCTAGCTTTGGAGAAATGATCTCTGCAAGAATGTTTGGAAGCACAGGCACACGTGTAATAGCTTATCCTCATCCGAGCTCTTATCTAATCCGAGGAAGTGGTGTTGGTCCTAGGATGAGAAGGGAAGAAGTGCAGGTGGACAAATTTCTTAACAGATTGTCCATCTTTCTTTTCTGCTGCTTCATCCTGTGCCTACTCCTGTTTTGA